The Pseudomonadota bacterium genome contains the following window.
TCCCCGGTATCAGAGGCGGACCTCGCCGCTGCGGACCTGATAGAGCGCGAGTTAAAGCAAACCGGAATTCCGGTTGTGTGTGAAGAGAGCATCACGGCGGAACACCAACACCTTGCACAGGAGCTATTCTGGCTGGTTGATCCGTTAGATGGAACCAAGGAGTTTCTCGCCAAAAATGGAGAGTTCACCATTAACGTAGCGCTAGTTGCCAAGGGTGTTGCAGTTCTTGGTGTGATCGGTATTCCAGTAACGGGGGAGATCTATCTGGCGGTAAAGGGTGGGGGTGCTCAACGTATCTATCAGGGAAGCTCTGCTGTAATCTCTAATCAGCGCACCACAGGAAATCTAATCGCAGCGGTAAGTCGTTCGCATGGCTCCGATGCTGGCGAGAGCTGGCTGCGTGACTACGGTGTAAGTGAGAAGATACGGTGTGGTTCGGCTATTAAGTTCTGCCGCGTAGCGGAGGGTAGCGCCGATATCTATCTTCGTTTCGGGCGTACCATGGAGTGGGATACCGCTGCTGGCCAGTGTATCCTTGAGGAGTCTGGGTGTAAGGTGCTTAACGCCGATAACGGAGAGCGGCTAGAGTACGGCAAGAGCGGCTTCGCTAACCCCAACTTTATAGCCTGCCGAGCAGATCTTAAGCTTCCGAATGTGGGGCAGAATGATCGTGTTGGAAACTTATAAAATAGCTCTATAGGTGTCTTAAAGTGCTGCTTTGAGCTACACTTTCCCCGAGGGGCAGCCCGTACACGGTTAAGTATAAGGTGTGAACACGATGAACAAACGACGGGCGTTAGTAGTCTTAGCACTGGCTATAGTAGTTGCAGTTAGTATCGGCCTATGGCGCTCTGCACAGCCTATTAAAGGCAACGTACTCGTTCTTATGCTCGATACCCTACGAGCTGATCACCTGGGAGCTTACGGCTATCAACGCGCGACTAGCCCCAATATAGATCACTTCGCTCAGGAAAACGTACGGTTCTCCTACACCGTTACGGCGGCGCCATGGACTCC
Protein-coding sequences here:
- the cysQ gene encoding 3'(2'),5'-bisphosphate nucleotidase CysQ, giving the protein MAANQDTIQTPRWQQLLESFGGTPFVVQIVERAAEVVMEIYNRPYIQQQQKGDGSPVSEADLAAADLIERELKQTGIPVVCEESITAEHQHLAQELFWLVDPLDGTKEFLAKNGEFTINVALVAKGVAVLGVIGIPVTGEIYLAVKGGGAQRIYQGSSAVISNQRTTGNLIAAVSRSHGSDAGESWLRDYGVSEKIRCGSAIKFCRVAEGSADIYLRFGRTMEWDTAAGQCILEESGCKVLNADNGERLEYGKSGFANPNFIACRADLKLPNVGQNDRVGNL